Proteins from one Aquicoccus sp. G2-2 genomic window:
- a CDS encoding ester cyclase, protein MKRDVIAFYEMMFNESRPREAIERSAGEEYIQHNPHVANGRQGFIEYFERMAAEYPDKRVEVKRAFAEGRHVILHCHQIWPDGLEYAGIDIFRLDESGKIVEHWDVLQELPETSAHDNGMF, encoded by the coding sequence CGACGTGATTGCCTTCTACGAGATGATGTTCAATGAAAGCCGCCCGCGTGAGGCAATTGAGCGATCCGCGGGCGAGGAATACATCCAGCACAATCCGCACGTGGCCAACGGACGTCAGGGGTTCATTGAATATTTCGAGCGTATGGCCGCCGAATATCCGGACAAGCGGGTCGAAGTGAAACGCGCTTTTGCCGAGGGTCGTCACGTCATTTTGCATTGTCATCAAATCTGGCCAGACGGATTGGAATATGCGGGGATCGACATCTTCAGGCTGGATGAATCGGGCAAAATCGTGGAGCATTGGGACGTGCTTCAGGAACTTCCAGAGACCAGCGCCCATGACAATGGCATGTTCTGA